The following are encoded together in the Streptomyces flavofungini genome:
- a CDS encoding helix-turn-helix domain-containing protein, with product MASNVNPTVRRRRLGQELRRLRELKGMTAEEVAERLLVSQSKISRLENGRRSISQRDVRDLCGVYEVEDHRIVDSLMQMAKDSRQQGWWHSFGDIPYSVYIGLETDAASLRVYDPQVVPGLLQTRPYAEALITGALPETTPTDIEKRVQVRMRRQERIAAPENPLRLWTVLDESALRRVVGTRALMREQLEYLVEQSQLPHVTVQVIPFDMGAHPGLNGQYAILEFPDASDSSVVYIEGVTSDLYLEKANDVQQYSVMYEHLRAQALNVDQSRQLIADIAKEYAR from the coding sequence GTGGCGTCCAACGTCAATCCCACTGTCAGGCGACGCCGGCTCGGTCAGGAGCTGCGTCGGCTGCGCGAGCTGAAAGGCATGACAGCCGAAGAGGTGGCGGAGCGGCTGCTGGTGTCGCAGTCCAAGATCAGCCGCCTGGAGAACGGTCGCCGCTCGATCAGCCAGCGCGACGTCCGTGACCTCTGCGGGGTGTACGAGGTCGAGGACCACCGCATCGTCGACTCGCTCATGCAGATGGCCAAGGACTCCCGCCAGCAGGGCTGGTGGCACTCCTTCGGCGACATCCCGTACAGCGTCTACATCGGCCTGGAGACGGACGCGGCGTCGCTGCGCGTCTACGATCCGCAGGTCGTCCCCGGCCTGCTGCAGACCAGGCCGTACGCGGAGGCGCTGATCACCGGCGCGCTGCCGGAGACCACCCCGACGGACATCGAGAAACGGGTGCAGGTCAGGATGCGCCGCCAGGAGCGCATCGCGGCGCCGGAGAACCCGCTGCGCCTGTGGACCGTCCTGGACGAGTCCGCCCTGCGCCGCGTCGTCGGCACCCGGGCGCTGATGCGCGAGCAGTTGGAGTACCTGGTGGAGCAGTCCCAGCTGCCGCACGTCACGGTGCAGGTGATCCCCTTCGACATGGGCGCTCATCCGGGTCTGAACGGCCAGTACGCGATTCTCGAGTTCCCGGACGCGTCGGATTCCAGCGTGGTCTACATCGAGGGCGTCACCAGCGACCTGTATCTGGAAAAGGCGAATGACGTGCAGCAGTACAGCGTCATGTACGAGCATTTGCGGGCCCAGGCACTGAATGTGGATCAATCCCGGCAGCTGATCGCGGACATCGCCAAGGAGTACGCCCGCTGA
- a CDS encoding GOLPH3/VPS74 family protein — translation MGRSRRTIPEELLLLALDPATGTTAQPQSLDLGLAGAQLVELALAGRIAPDGDRIAVVMPRPTGDPTLDSALELLRRRGSPVRAVHWIGGPRLGLRQTYLSHLERCGMVHAVAGQMCGVLPTTRYQATDTAISREIRSRLDSAIRTGVPPDPRTAALAALAHAVGLGKHLYPGNEGRSSRSRLRDLIRHDPMGGLVAHAVMDVQNGVAAQPRRSPATAGQGGGRQPAQTARTAPDPGRVPMQPRRGAGAMARAVAH, via the coding sequence ATGGGCAGGAGCCGCAGAACAATTCCGGAGGAGCTTCTGCTGCTCGCTCTGGACCCGGCCACGGGTACCACAGCGCAGCCGCAGTCGCTCGACCTGGGTCTGGCCGGAGCGCAGCTAGTAGAGCTGGCACTGGCCGGACGGATAGCCCCTGACGGGGATCGTATCGCCGTGGTGATGCCACGGCCGACCGGAGATCCGACTCTGGACTCCGCACTGGAACTGCTGCGCAGGCGCGGCAGCCCGGTTCGGGCCGTCCACTGGATCGGCGGGCCCCGCCTGGGGCTGCGCCAGACCTACCTTTCGCATCTGGAGCGGTGCGGCATGGTGCATGCCGTGGCGGGTCAGATGTGCGGGGTACTGCCGACGACTCGCTACCAAGCGACGGACACGGCGATCAGCCGGGAAATCAGGTCCCGGCTGGATTCGGCGATCCGCACCGGCGTCCCGCCGGACCCGCGGACCGCGGCGCTCGCCGCGCTGGCCCACGCGGTCGGACTCGGCAAGCACCTGTATCCGGGCAACGAGGGACGCTCGTCCCGCTCCCGGCTGCGCGATCTGATCAGGCACGACCCGATGGGCGGCCTCGTGGCACACGCCGTGATGGACGTCCAGAACGGTGTGGCGGCGCAACCGCGCCGCAGTCCCGCGACCGCGGGGCAGGGCGGCGGGCGTCAGCCCGCGCAGACGGCGCGGACCGCACCGGACCCCGGCAGGGTTCCGATGCAGCCACGCCGGGGTGCGGGAGCCATGGCCCGCGCCGTGGCCCACTGA
- a CDS encoding D-alanyl-D-alanine carboxypeptidase: MVGRGEYGKYEEASVAGEFPDGSKTVSGGGASDGADDASSASGAAVGSTPGDAKGDARLRAAVAAWVAGSEETGTGAESGAGSGAGSEAGAAEAGEGSGAAQGEGSSSGEPEGSSSGAAESADGAAMGDDAEVAGSAVDMATAVFTAARPGTRADDTRDGTEGDDGARAGGGKSEGAKSEADDSASGDDTDDAEAEDPRVDRATAVFTTVRPGVNGKSDAAPKADTEPESATEPDSDADPEPAAETEPEAETEPKPDAEADPAPRAPAKSDATLTLTAKADAKPGGKPEAEREPHADAERKPEVEREPEADAEPKGDDAKPKADDKPKAGDKPKADGKSKADDEPDAPSGPLDQATAVFKAVRPGSAGVDQPTTMLKLGDVPAERTPKSGDAAKPAAKSAAAESESERTSKFVALKPLDEPRVKPEPQAQPAPGAKPGAQGKAAPAWAAAQPSAPAGTPEQASPGAGTPTGTTPPGDRTSQQPVPPLPPLDLLAELTNTPPPPETPTRTIVRRVKIWTPLVVLLAIVFAVAQALRPLPEPKLTLTAATTHSFEGGKPSIPWPKDGQAAMDVDGIGSFGSSGDQKPVPIASIAKVMTTYLILRDHPIKKGGDGKTIEVDAEAQRHYEKGKPANESVVKVTKGQKLTQYEALQAVMLPSANNVARLLARWDSKGSEEKFVAKMNKTAKELGMKNTTYTDPSGLDKTTVSTAEDLVKLGRVAMENPTFKEIAGQRSYEDINGDKQDNYFGLVPTIAIGIKTGTTSAAGGNILFAAEKRVGGKTHMVIGAALAQFGSNGVANIDLVTNVTKDLIAAGQDALKAKTVVKKGEVVGEVDDGLGGTTPVVATKDVTAVGWSGLTVKTELSDGGKTPPHSAKAGTVVGRLLVGDGTTSGAVKVPVALQKDLSEPGFTAKLTRVS; the protein is encoded by the coding sequence GTGGTTGGGCGTGGCGAGTACGGCAAGTACGAGGAGGCATCGGTGGCGGGCGAGTTCCCCGACGGGTCTAAGACGGTTTCTGGCGGGGGCGCTTCGGACGGTGCGGACGACGCCTCGTCGGCGTCCGGTGCCGCGGTCGGCTCCACGCCCGGCGACGCCAAGGGAGACGCACGGCTGCGCGCCGCGGTTGCCGCGTGGGTCGCGGGATCCGAGGAGACCGGGACCGGGGCGGAGTCGGGAGCCGGGTCGGGAGCCGGGTCCGAGGCCGGGGCGGCTGAGGCGGGTGAGGGTTCCGGTGCTGCTCAGGGGGAAGGTTCCTCCTCGGGTGAGCCGGAAGGTTCCTCCTCCGGTGCGGCCGAGAGCGCGGACGGCGCCGCCATGGGCGACGACGCCGAGGTCGCCGGGTCCGCGGTCGACATGGCCACGGCCGTGTTCACGGCTGCGCGGCCCGGGACACGGGCGGACGACACCAGGGACGGCACTGAGGGCGACGACGGCGCGCGGGCCGGGGGCGGGAAGTCCGAGGGTGCCAAGTCCGAGGCCGACGACTCCGCCAGCGGCGACGACACCGACGACGCCGAGGCGGAAGACCCCCGGGTCGACCGGGCCACCGCGGTGTTCACGACCGTACGGCCGGGTGTGAACGGGAAGTCCGACGCCGCGCCGAAGGCCGACACCGAGCCCGAGAGCGCCACCGAGCCGGACTCCGACGCCGACCCGGAGCCCGCCGCGGAGACCGAGCCGGAGGCCGAGACCGAGCCGAAGCCCGACGCCGAGGCTGATCCCGCGCCGAGGGCCCCGGCGAAGTCCGACGCCACCCTCACGCTCACCGCGAAGGCCGACGCCAAGCCGGGAGGCAAGCCGGAAGCCGAGCGCGAGCCGCATGCCGACGCCGAGCGCAAGCCCGAAGTCGAGCGCGAGCCCGAAGCCGACGCCGAGCCGAAGGGCGACGACGCCAAGCCGAAGGCCGACGACAAGCCCAAGGCCGGTGACAAGCCCAAGGCCGACGGCAAGTCCAAGGCCGACGACGAGCCCGACGCCCCCAGTGGCCCGCTCGACCAGGCCACCGCCGTCTTCAAGGCCGTCCGCCCCGGCTCCGCGGGCGTGGACCAGCCGACCACGATGCTGAAGCTCGGCGACGTACCCGCCGAGCGCACGCCGAAGTCCGGCGACGCCGCGAAGCCCGCGGCCAAGTCCGCCGCAGCCGAGTCGGAGTCCGAGCGGACCAGCAAGTTCGTCGCGCTCAAGCCGCTCGACGAGCCGCGTGTGAAGCCCGAGCCGCAGGCGCAGCCCGCACCGGGCGCGAAGCCGGGGGCGCAGGGCAAGGCCGCGCCCGCGTGGGCCGCCGCGCAGCCGTCGGCCCCGGCGGGCACTCCCGAACAGGCCTCGCCCGGAGCGGGCACCCCCACCGGGACGACCCCGCCCGGAGACCGCACCAGCCAGCAGCCCGTGCCGCCGCTGCCGCCGCTCGACCTGCTCGCCGAGCTGACGAACACGCCGCCGCCCCCGGAGACCCCGACCCGCACGATCGTGCGTCGGGTCAAGATCTGGACGCCGCTGGTCGTGCTCCTCGCGATTGTGTTCGCAGTCGCACAGGCGCTGCGTCCGCTTCCCGAGCCGAAGCTGACGCTGACGGCCGCGACGACGCACTCCTTCGAGGGCGGCAAGCCGTCGATTCCGTGGCCCAAGGACGGCCAGGCGGCCATGGACGTCGACGGCATCGGCAGCTTCGGCTCGTCCGGCGACCAGAAGCCCGTGCCGATCGCGAGCATCGCCAAGGTGATGACGACCTATCTGATCCTGCGCGACCACCCGATCAAGAAGGGCGGGGACGGCAAGACCATCGAGGTCGACGCCGAGGCGCAGCGGCACTACGAGAAGGGCAAGCCGGCCAACGAGTCCGTGGTCAAGGTGACCAAGGGCCAGAAGCTCACCCAGTACGAGGCCCTGCAGGCCGTGATGCTGCCGTCGGCCAACAACGTCGCCCGGCTGCTCGCGCGCTGGGACAGCAAGGGTTCCGAGGAGAAGTTCGTCGCCAAGATGAACAAGACTGCCAAGGAACTCGGCATGAAGAACACGACGTACACCGACCCCAGCGGCCTCGACAAGACGACCGTGTCGACCGCCGAGGACCTGGTGAAGCTCGGCCGCGTGGCGATGGAGAACCCGACCTTCAAGGAGATCGCGGGCCAGCGCAGCTACGAGGACATCAACGGCGACAAGCAGGACAACTACTTCGGTCTCGTCCCGACCATCGCCATCGGCATCAAGACCGGCACCACGTCGGCCGCGGGCGGCAACATCCTCTTCGCCGCGGAGAAGCGCGTCGGCGGCAAGACCCACATGGTGATCGGCGCGGCCCTCGCCCAGTTCGGCTCGAACGGCGTGGCCAACATCGACCTGGTCACCAACGTCACCAAGGACCTGATCGCGGCCGGGCAGGACGCCCTCAAGGCCAAGACCGTGGTGAAGAAGGGCGAGGTCGTCGGCGAGGTCGACGACGGCCTCGGCGGCACCACACCGGTCGTCGCCACCAAGGACGTCACCGCCGTCGGCTGGTCCGGCCTGACCGTCAAGACGGAGCTGTCGGACGGCGGCAAGACGCCCCCGCACTCCGCGAAGGCCGGTACGGTCGTCGGCCGCCTGCTCGTCGGCGACGGCACCACCAGCGGCGCGGTCAAGGTTCCCGTGGCCCTGCAGAAGGACCTCTCCGAGCCGGGCTTCACCGCGAAGCTGACCCGCGTGAGCTGA